One stretch of Mycolicibacterium fallax DNA includes these proteins:
- a CDS encoding arginine deiminase, producing the protein MSVELGADSEVAALRAVILHRPGPELLRLTPRNNDRLLFDGLPWVARAQQEHDAFAELLRGRGVEVLLLADLLAEAMASGAARMHGISAAVDARRLGMPLAQELSAYLRTLGAAELADVLIAGMTFTELPIDHAESLVVRMHHGGDFVIDPLPNLVFTRDSSFWIGPRVAITSLAMPARQRETSLTDLIYAHHPRFLGVRRAYESRSAPVEGGDVLLLAPGVVAVGVGERTTPAGAEALARSLFDDDLAHTVLAVPIAQERAQMHLDTVCTMVDVDAVVMYPQITLPAYTVHRTGSGVRIDPERPFLAAAADAMGIAALRVIDTGLDAVTAEREQWDDGNNTLALAPGVVVAYERNTQTNARLADAGIEVLPIAASELGTGRGGPRCMSCPIARDPLPLPPGR; encoded by the coding sequence GTGAGCGTCGAACTGGGAGCCGACTCCGAGGTCGCTGCGCTGCGCGCGGTGATCCTGCACCGGCCCGGGCCGGAGTTGCTGCGGCTGACCCCGCGCAACAACGACCGGCTGCTGTTCGACGGGCTGCCCTGGGTGGCCCGGGCCCAGCAGGAGCACGACGCGTTCGCCGAGTTGCTGCGCGGCCGCGGCGTCGAGGTGCTGCTGCTGGCCGATCTGCTCGCCGAGGCGATGGCCAGCGGCGCCGCCCGGATGCACGGCATCTCCGCGGCCGTCGACGCCCGACGGTTGGGAATGCCGCTGGCGCAAGAACTTTCGGCCTACCTGCGCACGCTCGGTGCCGCCGAGCTGGCCGATGTGCTGATCGCGGGCATGACCTTCACCGAGCTGCCCATCGACCACGCCGAATCGCTGGTGGTGCGGATGCATCACGGCGGCGACTTCGTCATCGACCCGCTGCCGAACCTGGTGTTCACCCGGGACTCGTCGTTCTGGATCGGGCCGCGGGTGGCGATCACCTCGCTGGCGATGCCCGCGCGGCAGCGCGAGACCTCGCTGACCGACCTGATCTACGCCCACCACCCGCGCTTTCTGGGGGTGCGCCGGGCCTACGAGTCCCGCTCGGCCCCGGTCGAGGGCGGCGACGTGCTGCTGCTGGCGCCGGGTGTGGTGGCCGTCGGCGTCGGCGAGCGCACCACCCCGGCCGGCGCGGAAGCGTTGGCCCGCAGCCTGTTCGACGACGACCTGGCGCACACCGTGCTGGCCGTGCCGATCGCCCAGGAACGCGCCCAGATGCACCTGGACACCGTCTGCACCATGGTCGACGTCGACGCGGTGGTGATGTACCCGCAGATCACCCTGCCGGCCTACACCGTGCACCGCACCGGCTCGGGGGTGCGGATCGACCCCGAGCGCCCGTTCCTGGCGGCGGCGGCCGATGCGATGGGCATCGCCGCGCTGCGGGTCATCGACACCGGACTGGACGCCGTCACCGCCGAACGCGAGCAGTGGGACGACGGCAACAACACCCTGGCGCTGGCGCCGGGGGTGGTGGTGGCCTACGAGCGCAACACCCAGACCAACGCGCGACTGGCCGACGCCGGCATCGAGGTGCTCCCGATCGCGGCCTCCGAGCTGGGCACCGGCCGGGGCGGCCCGCGCTGCATGTCCTGCCCGATCGCCCGCGATCCGCTGCCGCTACCGCCAGGACGGTAG
- a CDS encoding dolichyl-phosphate-mannose--protein mannosyltransferase, giving the protein MTAPSSVMPERAVPMISPAPLVPPADFGPLDRLQGALMAVVIGSLAAISRFVNLRSPTDVGTPIFDEKHYAPQGYQMLSNSGVEDNPGYGLVVHPPMGKQLIAIGEAIFGYNSLGWRFTGAVLGVALVVLVARIVRRLSRSTLVGAIAGILLICDGVSFVTSRTALLDGFMVFFVVAGFGALIVDRDQVRERMHNALLDGRIAETRWGPRLGVRWWRFGAGVLLGMAFATKWSGLYFIAAFTLMSLAFDVAARRQYRVPRPWLGTLRRDVGPTGYALLAIPFAVYLASYAPWFASETGVNRYQVGQTIGERAWFQPPDAIRSLWYYSYKAFSFHSGLTNSAGNHHPWESKPWTWPMSLRPVLYAIDQNDVPGCGAASCVRAVLLVGTPAMWFLAIPVLAYAVWRTAVRRDWRYAAVLVGYCAGWLPWFADMDRQMYFFYSAPMAPFLVMAIALICGDIIYQPGVNAERRTLGLVVVSIYLAAVVTNFAWMFPILTGLPISAHTWNMEIWLPSWR; this is encoded by the coding sequence ATGACCGCTCCCAGCTCAGTGATGCCGGAGCGGGCCGTACCCATGATCAGCCCCGCGCCGCTGGTCCCGCCGGCCGATTTCGGACCGCTGGATCGGCTGCAGGGCGCCCTGATGGCCGTGGTGATCGGCTCGCTGGCCGCCATCAGCCGGTTCGTGAACCTGCGCTCGCCGACCGACGTCGGCACGCCGATCTTCGACGAGAAGCATTACGCGCCGCAGGGCTACCAGATGCTGTCCAACTCCGGGGTCGAGGACAACCCCGGCTACGGCCTGGTGGTGCACCCGCCGATGGGCAAGCAGCTGATCGCCATCGGCGAGGCCATCTTCGGCTACAACTCGCTGGGCTGGCGGTTCACCGGGGCGGTGCTCGGGGTGGCGCTGGTGGTGCTGGTGGCGCGGATCGTGCGACGGCTGAGCCGGTCCACCCTGGTCGGCGCGATCGCCGGGATCCTGCTGATCTGCGACGGGGTCAGCTTCGTCACCTCCCGCACCGCACTGCTCGACGGGTTCATGGTGTTCTTCGTGGTGGCCGGGTTCGGGGCGCTGATCGTCGACCGCGACCAGGTCCGCGAGCGGATGCACAACGCGCTGCTGGACGGCCGGATCGCCGAGACCCGGTGGGGCCCACGGCTGGGCGTGCGGTGGTGGCGGTTCGGCGCCGGGGTGCTGCTGGGCATGGCGTTCGCCACCAAGTGGTCCGGGCTGTACTTCATCGCCGCGTTCACGCTGATGTCGCTGGCGTTCGACGTCGCGGCCCGCCGCCAATACCGGGTGCCGCGGCCGTGGCTGGGCACGCTGCGGCGCGACGTCGGCCCCACCGGCTACGCGCTGCTGGCGATTCCGTTCGCGGTGTACCTGGCCTCCTACGCGCCGTGGTTCGCCTCCGAGACCGGGGTGAACCGCTACCAGGTCGGCCAGACCATCGGCGAGCGGGCCTGGTTCCAGCCCCCCGACGCGATCCGGTCGCTGTGGTACTACAGCTACAAGGCGTTCTCCTTCCATTCCGGGCTGACCAACTCCGCGGGCAACCACCATCCCTGGGAGTCCAAGCCCTGGACCTGGCCGATGTCGCTGCGGCCGGTGCTCTACGCCATCGATCAGAACGACGTGCCGGGCTGCGGGGCGGCATCGTGCGTGCGGGCGGTGCTGCTGGTGGGCACCCCGGCGATGTGGTTCCTGGCGATCCCGGTGCTGGCCTACGCCGTGTGGCGGACGGCGGTGCGCCGGGACTGGCGCTACGCGGCGGTGCTGGTCGGCTACTGCGCGGGCTGGCTGCCCTGGTTCGCCGACATGGACCGGCAGATGTATTTCTTCTACTCGGCGCCGATGGCCCCGTTCCTGGTGATGGCCATCGCACTGATCTGCGGCGACATCATCTACCAACCCGGGGTCAACGCCGAGCGCCGAACACTGGGCCTGGTGGTGGTGTCGATCTATCTGGCGGCGGTGGTGACCAACTTCGCCTGGATGTTCCCGATCCTGACCGGCCTGCCGATCTCCGCGCACACCTGGAACATGGAGATCTGGCTACCGTCCTGGCGGTAG
- the rsmI gene encoding 16S rRNA (cytidine(1402)-2'-O)-methyltransferase has translation MTAGRLLLGATPLGRPEDASARLREALASADVVAAEDTRRVRTLAGALDVRITGRVVSLFDQNEAARVPALIDDIAGGATVLAVSDAGMPLISDPGYRLVTAAVAAGLPVSCLPGPSAVTTALAVSGLPADRFCFEGFAPRRDGARRSWLATLAAEPRTVIFFESPRRLADCLRDAAEVLGGDRAAVVCRELTKTHEEVRRGGLAELAEWAADGVLGEITVVLAGATPVADLDTLVGEVLVLTDDGMGVKDACARVIAAHPGAPSRRELYQAVLAARD, from the coding sequence ATGACTGCTGGCCGACTGTTGCTGGGGGCGACGCCGCTGGGGCGGCCCGAGGACGCCTCGGCGCGGCTGCGCGAGGCGCTGGCGAGCGCCGACGTCGTCGCCGCCGAGGACACCCGGCGGGTCCGCACGCTGGCCGGCGCGCTGGATGTGCGGATCACCGGGCGGGTGGTCAGCCTGTTCGACCAGAACGAGGCCGCCCGGGTGCCCGCGCTGATCGACGACATCGCCGGCGGCGCGACGGTGCTTGCCGTCAGCGACGCCGGGATGCCGCTGATCAGCGACCCGGGCTATCGGTTGGTGACCGCCGCGGTGGCCGCCGGGCTGCCGGTCAGCTGCCTGCCCGGCCCGTCGGCGGTGACGACGGCGCTGGCGGTGTCCGGACTGCCGGCCGACCGGTTCTGCTTCGAGGGCTTCGCGCCCCGGCGCGACGGTGCCCGGCGCAGCTGGCTGGCGACGCTGGCCGCCGAGCCGCGCACGGTGATCTTCTTCGAGTCCCCGCGCCGGCTGGCCGACTGCCTGCGCGACGCCGCCGAGGTGCTCGGCGGCGACCGGGCGGCGGTGGTGTGCCGGGAACTGACCAAGACCCACGAGGAGGTGCGCCGCGGCGGCCTGGCCGAGCTGGCCGAGTGGGCGGCCGACGGGGTGCTCGGCGAGATCACCGTGGTGCTGGCCGGGGCGACGCCGGTGGCCGACCTCGACACCCTGGTGGGGGAGGTGCTGGTGCTCACCGACGACGGGATGGGTGTCAAGGACGCCTGCGCGCGGGTGATCGCCGCGCACCCGGGGGCGCCGTCGCGCCGCGAGCTCTATCAGGCGGTGCTGGCCGCCCGGGACTGA
- a CDS encoding shikimate 5-dehydrogenase — MRPPLTKDTTLCISLAARPSNIGTRFHNFLYDRLGLDFLYKAFTTTDIAAAIGGVRALGIRGASVSMPFKADVLALVDRVEPSAQVIGAVNTIVNDDGRLTASNTDYLAVAQLIAAHGLSPDRSVLIAGSGGMAAAVGAAFRDSGFRDGTVVARNTDAGPALADRLGYRWRHHLGGASASIIVNVTPIGMAGGPEERDLAFPPELIAAADTVFDVVAFPSETPLIAAARAAGTPVITGAEVIAGQAAEQFERYTGVRPDPALIAEAAAYSRA; from the coding sequence ATGCGCCCGCCGCTGACCAAGGACACCACGCTGTGCATCTCGCTGGCCGCGCGTCCCAGCAACATCGGCACCCGCTTCCACAATTTCCTCTACGACCGGCTCGGGCTGGACTTCCTCTACAAGGCGTTCACCACCACCGACATCGCCGCGGCCATCGGCGGTGTGCGGGCGCTGGGCATCCGGGGCGCCTCGGTGTCCATGCCGTTCAAGGCCGACGTGCTGGCGCTGGTCGACCGGGTGGAGCCGTCGGCGCAGGTGATCGGTGCGGTCAACACCATCGTCAACGACGACGGCCGGCTCACCGCGTCGAACACCGACTACCTGGCCGTCGCGCAGCTCATCGCCGCCCACGGCCTGAGCCCGGACCGCTCGGTGCTGATCGCCGGCAGCGGCGGAATGGCCGCGGCGGTCGGTGCGGCGTTCCGGGACAGCGGTTTTCGCGACGGGACGGTGGTGGCGCGCAACACCGACGCCGGGCCGGCGCTGGCCGACCGGCTGGGCTACCGCTGGCGTCACCACCTCGGCGGGGCGAGCGCCTCGATCATCGTCAACGTCACCCCGATCGGGATGGCCGGCGGGCCCGAGGAGCGCGATCTGGCGTTCCCGCCGGAGCTGATCGCGGCCGCCGACACGGTGTTCGACGTGGTGGCGTTCCCGTCGGAAACCCCGCTGATCGCCGCCGCACGTGCGGCCGGCACCCCGGTGATCACCGGCGCCGAGGTGATCGCCGGGCAGGCCGCCGAACAGTTCGAGCGCTACACCGGGGTGCGCCCGGACCCCGCGCTGATCGCCGAGGCAGCGGCGTATTCCCGGGCCTGA
- a CDS encoding aminodeoxychorismate synthase component I, producing MPAWIAEALAAPEPVAPEPVPPAAPVATAPAVPVAPAAPGTAGTPVAAPASVVPAPEPVATAPEPAATASPIPPVARVTPVAPEPAVAPGPPVECENIFTLGRERENIFTLEGSRGLEGARGLEGARGLEGARGLEGARGVEGPLGIDGTEPGGAWRIDWRAPDRDRHRDGVLACLDAIAAGEVYQACVCTRFTGTLSGSALAFFADAVTATAPARAAFLSGPWGAVASLSPELFLARHGEQLTSSPIKGTLPASADPALLRASVKDVAENVMIVDLVRNDLSRVASTGSVTVPELLAVKPAPGVWHLVSTVTARVAAELPMAAVLDACFPPASVTGTPKRRARDLLPDWEPARRGIYCGTVGFASPLAGTELNVAIRTVEFDADGHAVFGVGGGITADSDPDAEWAECLHKAAPTLRLRPTQSRAASTA from the coding sequence ATGCCGGCCTGGATCGCCGAGGCACTGGCCGCGCCCGAGCCCGTCGCACCCGAGCCCGTCCCACCTGCCGCACCCGTCGCGACTGCGCCCGCCGTGCCCGTCGCACCTGCCGCACCCGGCACGGCCGGCACGCCCGTTGCCGCACCCGCGTCCGTCGTGCCCGCACCCGAGCCCGTCGCGACCGCACCCGAGCCCGCCGCGACCGCCTCACCTATCCCACCCGTCGCACGCGTCACGCCCGTCGCGCCCGAGCCCGCCGTCGCACCCGGCCCTCCCGTCGAGTGTGAAAATATTTTCACTCTCGGGCGCGAGCGTGAAAATATTTTCACACTCGAGGGGTCGCGAGGTCTCGAGGGGGCGCGAGGTCTCGAGGGGGCGCGAGGTCTCGAGGGGGCGCGAGGTCTCGAGGGGGCGCGAGGCGTCGAGGGGCCACTGGGCATCGACGGGACCGAGCCCGGCGGGGCGTGGCGGATCGACTGGCGGGCCCCGGACCGCGACCGGCATCGCGACGGCGTGCTGGCCTGCCTGGACGCGATCGCCGCCGGCGAGGTCTATCAGGCCTGCGTGTGCACCCGGTTCACCGGCACGCTGTCCGGCTCGGCGCTGGCGTTCTTCGCCGACGCGGTGACCGCCACCGCGCCGGCCCGCGCGGCGTTCCTGTCCGGGCCGTGGGGCGCGGTGGCGTCGCTGTCCCCCGAGCTGTTTCTGGCCCGGCACGGCGAGCAGCTGACCTCCAGCCCGATCAAGGGCACGCTGCCCGCCTCGGCCGACCCGGCACTGCTGCGGGCCTCGGTCAAGGACGTCGCCGAGAACGTGATGATCGTCGACCTGGTCCGCAACGACCTGAGCCGGGTCGCGAGCACCGGTTCGGTGACGGTGCCGGAGCTGCTCGCGGTCAAACCCGCGCCCGGGGTGTGGCATCTGGTGTCGACGGTGACCGCCCGGGTGGCCGCCGAGCTGCCGATGGCCGCGGTGCTCGACGCCTGCTTCCCGCCGGCCTCGGTGACCGGAACGCCGAAGCGCCGGGCCCGCGACCTGCTGCCCGACTGGGAGCCGGCCCGGCGTGGCATCTACTGCGGCACCGTGGGTTTCGCCTCACCGCTGGCCGGCACCGAACTCAATGTGGCGATCCGCACCGTCGAGTTCGACGCCGACGGGCACGCCGTGTTCGGCGTCGGCGGCGGCATCACCGCCGACTCCGATCCCGACGCCGAGTGGGCCGAATGCCTGCACAAGGCCGCGCCGACGCTGCGGCTGCGCCCGACTCAGTCCCGGGCGGCCAGCACCGCCTGA
- a CDS encoding DUF5642 family protein: MRTVLGVAVAAGLLTGCGGPAPATDTAPAESGTAVTDRAVPATGRLDPTRIKRLRAALPAGYEIADVPGDTGPAAFAGFGPGWTADPAVCATLLGPSAPVGTRGLSASGADGTVYLTVTLGDVAPPPVGDCGSWTMTYRHTTALAHPVPAPPIEGARTAGLAAESVTAVESGTRTLSRLRILTAALDGQLVAVTTITDPQQPPGPLTDEYTARLLVDAVSELRRVH, translated from the coding sequence ATGCGCACGGTGCTGGGCGTCGCTGTCGCCGCCGGACTGTTGACCGGCTGCGGCGGACCCGCGCCGGCCACCGACACCGCGCCGGCCGAATCGGGCACCGCGGTGACTGACCGCGCGGTCCCGGCCACCGGCCGGCTGGACCCCACCCGGATCAAACGGCTGCGCGCCGCGCTGCCCGCCGGCTACGAGATCGCCGACGTTCCCGGCGACACCGGCCCGGCCGCGTTCGCCGGATTCGGGCCGGGCTGGACCGCCGATCCGGCGGTGTGCGCGACGCTGCTGGGCCCGTCGGCTCCCGTCGGCACCCGCGGCCTGTCCGCCTCCGGCGCCGACGGCACCGTGTACCTGACCGTGACCCTGGGCGACGTCGCGCCGCCGCCGGTCGGCGACTGCGGCTCCTGGACCATGACCTACCGGCACACCACCGCGCTGGCCCACCCGGTCCCCGCCCCGCCGATCGAGGGGGCGCGCACCGCCGGGCTGGCGGCCGAGTCCGTCACCGCGGTGGAATCGGGCACCCGCACGCTCTCGCGGCTGCGCATCCTGACCGCCGCGCTGGACGGCCAGCTGGTGGCCGTCACGACGATCACCGACCCGCAGCAGCCGCCCGGCCCGCTGACCGACGAGTACACCGCGCGGCTGCTGGTCGACGCGGTGTCCGAGCTGCGCCGGGTACATTGA
- a CDS encoding alpha-ketoglutarate-dependent dioxygenase AlkB: MGIAVQEALFGSADRRTLGDGAWIDVRMGWFDAPAALFDELLAAVPWRAERRQMYDRVLDVPRLHSFHDLAADHLPHPVLKQLRRRLNDIYAGELGEPFASAGLCLYRDGEDSVAWHGDTIGRGATDDTMVAIVGLGATRTFALRPRGGGPSLRIQHRHGDLLVMGGSCQRTWEHAIPKTTRRVGPRISIQFRPRGVH; this comes from the coding sequence GTGGGCATCGCGGTCCAGGAAGCATTGTTCGGCTCCGCCGACCGGCGGACGCTGGGCGACGGCGCCTGGATCGACGTACGGATGGGCTGGTTCGACGCCCCCGCCGCACTGTTCGACGAGCTGCTCGCGGCGGTGCCGTGGCGGGCCGAACGTCGGCAGATGTACGACCGGGTGCTCGACGTGCCGCGGCTGCACAGCTTTCACGACCTCGCCGCCGACCACCTGCCGCACCCGGTGCTCAAGCAGTTGCGTCGCAGGCTCAACGACATCTACGCCGGCGAGCTGGGCGAACCGTTCGCCAGCGCGGGGCTGTGCCTGTACCGCGACGGCGAGGACAGCGTGGCCTGGCACGGCGACACCATCGGGCGCGGGGCCACCGACGACACCATGGTGGCGATCGTCGGCCTGGGCGCCACCCGCACCTTCGCGCTGCGGCCGCGCGGCGGCGGCCCGTCGCTGCGGATCCAGCATCGCCACGGCGACCTGCTGGTGATGGGCGGCAGCTGCCAGCGCACCTGGGAGCACGCCATCCCGAAGACCACCCGGCGGGTCGGGCCCCGGATCAGCATCCAGTTCCGCCCCCGCGGAGTGCACTAG
- a CDS encoding DUF5642 family protein, whose protein sequence is MLATPAPRIRAVLVAPLCAALLAGCTIDTDPSADITRIDQVRGAFGPEFTVKSVPETGIDPNRLRQEQKLPDGVVFDPADCAKLAGGQPVPDDLQGNMAAVSAEGQGNRFIVIAMETNEPMPMVEPGPECQKVSFAGPQARGTVSVIEAPQLDGVQTRAVHRVLQTTAGGKPQTGQIYSYLAHFGNYQVVVTANPLVLPGKPPMPVDTKRAAELLTAGVAAIRD, encoded by the coding sequence ATGCTTGCAACGCCTGCCCCGCGGATCCGCGCTGTCCTGGTCGCGCCGCTGTGCGCGGCCCTGCTGGCCGGCTGCACGATTGACACCGACCCGAGCGCCGACATCACCCGGATCGACCAGGTGCGCGGCGCCTTCGGCCCGGAGTTCACCGTCAAATCGGTGCCCGAGACCGGCATCGACCCGAACCGGCTGCGCCAGGAGCAGAAGCTGCCCGACGGGGTGGTCTTCGACCCGGCCGACTGCGCGAAGCTGGCCGGCGGCCAGCCGGTGCCCGATGACCTGCAGGGCAACATGGCGGCGGTGTCGGCCGAGGGGCAGGGCAACCGGTTCATCGTCATCGCGATGGAGACCAACGAGCCGATGCCGATGGTTGAGCCCGGCCCGGAGTGCCAGAAGGTCAGTTTCGCCGGGCCGCAGGCCCGCGGCACCGTGTCGGTGATCGAGGCCCCGCAGCTCGACGGGGTCCAGACCCGCGCGGTGCACCGGGTGCTGCAGACCACCGCGGGCGGCAAGCCGCAGACCGGCCAGATCTACAGCTACCTCGCGCATTTCGGCAACTATCAGGTGGTGGTGACCGCCAATCCGCTGGTGCTGCCGGGCAAGCCGCCGATGCCGGTGGACACCAAGCGGGCCGCGGAGCTGTTGACCGCCGGGGTCGCGGCGATCCGCGACTAG
- a CDS encoding LpqN/LpqT family lipoprotein has translation MPLTRTAAGLAAAALLIGATGCSKPDTAPAAPASTSGTAAPALPSLPPVPSGAEAPPIVGPVSLTEFAKANGLTATPLRHGQAGPTVELPAMDGWTLSYDLPEAPFGALVFDHPSDPDIPGRVLVTMTKLSGPVERDAVFAAAGNELRALPNFQGPATGQSSKLDGYVADQVGGLYGDDGRLVAQKTVVIPAGDVSYVLQVRASGSNQDAAALMSATADIDKKTVITE, from the coding sequence ATGCCGTTGACCAGAACCGCCGCCGGGCTCGCCGCCGCGGCCCTGCTGATCGGGGCCACCGGATGCTCGAAGCCCGACACCGCACCAGCGGCCCCGGCCAGCACCTCTGGCACCGCGGCCCCGGCGCTGCCGTCGTTGCCCCCGGTGCCCTCCGGCGCCGAGGCTCCGCCGATCGTGGGGCCGGTGTCGCTGACCGAATTCGCCAAGGCCAACGGGCTGACCGCGACCCCGCTGCGGCACGGCCAGGCCGGCCCGACCGTCGAACTGCCCGCGATGGACGGCTGGACGCTGAGCTACGACCTGCCCGAGGCCCCGTTCGGCGCGCTGGTCTTCGACCATCCCAGCGACCCGGACATCCCGGGCCGGGTGCTGGTGACCATGACCAAGCTCAGCGGACCGGTCGAGCGCGACGCGGTGTTCGCCGCCGCCGGCAACGAACTGCGCGCACTGCCGAACTTCCAGGGCCCGGCCACCGGTCAGAGCAGCAAGCTCGACGGCTACGTCGCCGACCAGGTCGGCGGCCTGTACGGTGACGACGGCCGGCTGGTCGCCCAGAAGACGGTGGTCATCCCGGCCGGCGACGTCAGCTACGTGCTGCAGGTCCGCGCCTCGGGCAGCAACCAGGACGCGGCCGCGCTGATGTCGGCGACCGCCGACATCGACAAGAAGACCGTCATCACCGAATAG
- a CDS encoding GNAT family N-acetyltransferase, translated as MVETVAERAAALAGLAVFADCTVADLDPLARLLVPRNARAGEVLVRQGDPADTFLIIAAGTVEVHRDLPDGTEIAVDVDPGRIVGELALLRNSPRSATVHAITDLTGWRGGEDAFAVLIELPGVLERLIRVARQRLAAFITPVPLRLDTGQRLLLRPVLPGDNARSMHSHITFSNDTFYRRFQTARHPSEQLMRYLFEVDYVEHFVWVVVTDDGDLVADARFVRDEPDSPRAEVAFIVADAYQGHGIGTFLMGALWIAARVAGVRTFHARVLSSNQPMRAIFDHAGAHWEREDLAVVATEIDVPQTDPFEPEVTRGIEEMARRALRAL; from the coding sequence GTGGTCGAAACGGTAGCCGAACGGGCCGCGGCGCTGGCCGGTCTTGCGGTCTTCGCGGACTGCACCGTCGCGGACCTCGACCCGCTGGCGCGGCTGCTGGTGCCGCGCAACGCGCGCGCCGGCGAGGTGTTGGTGCGCCAGGGCGATCCCGCCGACACGTTTCTGATCATCGCCGCAGGCACCGTCGAGGTGCACCGCGACCTGCCCGACGGCACCGAGATCGCCGTCGACGTCGACCCCGGCCGGATCGTGGGCGAGCTTGCGCTGCTGCGCAATTCGCCGCGATCGGCCACCGTGCACGCCATCACCGACCTGACCGGCTGGCGCGGCGGGGAGGACGCCTTCGCGGTGCTCATCGAGCTGCCCGGGGTGCTTGAGCGGCTGATCCGGGTCGCCCGGCAGCGGCTGGCCGCGTTCATCACCCCGGTGCCGCTGCGGCTGGACACCGGCCAGCGTCTGCTGCTGCGTCCGGTGCTGCCCGGCGACAACGCCCGCAGCATGCACAGCCACATCACCTTCTCCAACGACACCTTCTACCGCCGGTTCCAGACCGCCCGTCATCCCAGCGAACAGCTGATGCGGTACCTGTTCGAGGTGGACTACGTCGAGCACTTCGTCTGGGTGGTCGTCACCGACGACGGCGACCTGGTCGCCGACGCCCGCTTCGTCCGCGACGAGCCGGATTCCCCGCGCGCCGAGGTGGCGTTCATCGTCGCCGACGCCTATCAGGGCCACGGCATCGGCACCTTCCTGATGGGTGCGCTGTGGATCGCCGCCCGGGTGGCCGGGGTGCGCACTTTTCACGCCCGGGTGCTGTCGAGCAACCAGCCGATGCGGGCCATCTTTGACCACGCCGGCGCGCACTGGGAGCGCGAGGATCTGGCCGTCGTCGCCACCGAGATCGACGTCCCGCAGACCGATCCGTTTGAGCCGGAGGTGACCCGCGGGATCGAGGAGATGGCCCGCCGGGCACTGCGGGCGCTGTGA